The DNA segment AATGTTCCTTCACCCCGAATTTTTCCTCCTGATCCCCGCACTGGCCCTCGTCGGTTGGTTCTGGCGGAGTCTGCGGCTGCATTCGCCTCTGCGCATGGTCATCCTGCTGCTGGCGGTGGTGGCGCTTGCGGAGCCGGTCCTGCACCGCCAGCAGAACTCGCTGGACCTCCATGTGCTGCTGGATCGTTCGGACTCGACCGAGGATCTCATCGACAAGGGCCTGCCGGAGTGGCAGCGGCTGCTGGAAAAGGCAAAGCCCACCCGCAGGGACAATCTCTACTTCCACAACTACGCCGCGGAGATCGCGGAAATGGGGGCGGACGGTTCCTCCTTCACCGGCTCCCGCAAGCTCACGCGCACCGGCCTCGCCCTTTCCACCATCGCCGCGGAGTCGGATGAGAAGCGTCCTTCCCGCGTATTGATCTTCACCGACGGTTACTCCACCGAGCCGGTCCAGGAAGCCGCCGCCCAACTGGAGGCCAGGGGCATCCCCATCGACTACCGCATCGTCCGGGAAGAGGATGCGAACGACGTGCGTCTGGCACGGCTGCATTTCCCGGAGCGCGTGCAGATCGGCGAGCCATTTGTCATCACCATCACCGCACGCGGCCCCAACGGCCTGGAGGTGCCGCTCATCCTGCGCCGCAACGGAGCAACCCTCACCGAGACGAAGGTGACCCTCACCGAAGGGAATGCCACGGTGGAATTCACCGACCGCATCCCCCGCTCCGGTGCCTACGAATACGAGGCGGAGGTGCGCGCGGAAGGCGACGCCCACATGGGCAACAACAAGGCCAGCCGCTGGATCGAAGTTACCGGCGGACCGCGCCTGGTCCTCGTTTCCCGCTACGAGAATGACCCGCTGGCGAAGGTACTTTCCTCCCTCGACTTCAACGTCCAGATCATCAGCGATTCCACCCAGCTCAAGGCGGGACTGCTCACCGGTGCGAAGGCGGTGGTTCTCAACAACGTGCCCGCCCATGAGATCCCGAACGATTTCATGAAAGCGCTCGACTTCTTCGTACGCGAGCAAGGGGGGGGATTCCTCATGGCCGGCGGCGAGCGCTCCTTCGGTGCCGGCGGCTATTTCGAATCGGCCATCGATCCGCTGCTCCCCATCTCGATGGAGCTGAAGAACGAGCACCGCAAGCTCTCCGTCGCGCTCGCGATCGTCATGGACCGCTCCGGTTCCATGGCGGTCAACGTCGATGCGAAGAACACGAAGATGGACCTCGCCAACAGCGGCGCCGCGAATGCGATCGATCTGCTCGGACCCATGGATCAGGTGGCGGTCTTCGCCGTGGACAGCGAGCCGACGAAGACCATCCCGCTCACCACTGTTGGAAACCGGAAGCAGGAACTTGGGGCGCGGGCGCGGAAGATCGAGTCCGGCGGTGGCGGCATCTACGTCTATACCGCACTGAAGGCCGCATGGGAGGAACTCCAGAAGTCCCAAGCCGGGACCCGCCACGTCATCCTCTTCACCGACGCCGCGGACTCCGAGGAACCGGGCGACTACAAGAAGCTCATCAAGGACATGACGGACGGCGGCTGCACCATCTCCGTCATCGGCCTGGGCACCAAGGCGGACCCCGACGCGGCCTTCATCGAGGATGTCGCGAAGCTGGGCAACGGCCGGATCTTCTTCTCCGACCGTCCGATGGACATCCCGAAGATCTTCGCCCAGGAAACCGTGACCATCGCCCGCTCCGCCTTCCTCAAGGATCCGGTCGGCACGAAGGCGACCGGCCGCTGGTCGGAGATCTCGCCGAAGGCGCTCAACTGGCTGCCGGAGGTGGACGGCTACAACCTTTCCTACGCCAGGCCGGACGCGACCGTTTCCCTGATCGCGGCGGATGAATACCTCGGCCCGCTGGTCGCCCACGCCCGGCGGGGCCTTGGCAGGACGGCCGCCGTGTCCTTCCCGCTCGGTGGGGATTATTCGGAGAAGGTGCGCAGCTGGCCGGGATACGGAGACTTCCTCCAGACGCTCGGACGGTTCCTGATGGGCGATGTCACGCCGCCCGGCATCGCCATCCGCCACCGCATCGAAGGCACCCGCCTCACCGTGGACCTGCTCTATGACGCGGAGGAATGGGGCCAGAAACTCGCCGCCCTGCCGCCGAAGGTGAGGCTTCAGGATGACAGCGGAACCGCTGCCTATGACCTGCCGTGGCGGCGCATCGCACCGGGTCATTTCTCCCTCACCCGGGACCTTGAGGAAGGCAGCGTCGTCCGTGGAGCCGTCCGGGTAGGTGAGCACGCGCTGGCATTCGGCCCCGTGAATGTCGGCTCGTCCGTGGAGTGGTCGTTCGATTCCGCCCGCGTCGCGGAACTTCGCTCCGTCTCCGCCCAGACCGGCGGCCGGGAACTGCTGGACCTCTCCACCGCATGGCTGCGGCCGCCGTTCATCGCGGAAACCAACCTGCGGCTGCCGCTGGGCATCGCACTGATCCTGCTGATCATCACGGAGGCCCTCATGACCCGCACCGGCTGGAGGTTGCCGCAGTTCGCCCTTCCCCAGCGCGCCCCGCAACCGAAGATCCCGAAGGCCCCGAAATACAAACCCGCCAAAGTCGCACCGGTGATGCCACAGGTGAAGGAGGATGCACCATCACCTTCCCCAGTCCTGGAGGAAGTGGACGAATCCGCGAGGCGCTCGCGCTTCCAGAAAGCCAAGGATCGGAAATGAACCCCTCCTCTTCACCCGCACAATGAAATGGTTCTGTGTCGCTCAATCGATCCTCCTGATTTTCCTTATCGTGGTGGGACTCGGGAAATTTTCAAAAGCGGAGGATCTCTGGATCGGTGAGGAACGACAGCGTCTCAAAAATCAGCCTAACCTCTACGGGCAGGATAAATTGGGACGGGAGCAGATGGTGAATTCACTGCTCGTCGAGGGAATTTTCTACGGCAGGCGATATGCCGGAGCTGCGGTTTGGTTTCTTACGCTGGGATGTGGGTTTGCCGCCGTCTCCTCGGCGGTTATCGCTCTGCACTATCCCGGTCGTGCGCTTCGTGAAACGCATGGCATTTCCGTGAAGTAAGGAGGGAGGACACTCTTGTCCTCCGTCTGCAACGGGAACCCATCTACACAAGGCAAAACACCTCTAACAGAATTCATCTTCCATCGCATCGCCAATGCAGCCGGTGGACAAGAGTGTCCACCCTCCTTACTTTCCACCATGCGCCTCCTTTCCTTCATCCTTCTTCCTCTCCTTCTCCTCACCGCCTGCAAGCGGACGGACTCCAACACCCTCCGCGTGGGCATGGAGCTGACCTATCCTCCGTTCGAGACGCAGACTCCTTCCGGTGAACCGGATGGCATCTCCGTGAAACTCGCGGAAGCGCTGGCAGCGGATCTGAAGCGCCCGCTGAAGATCGTGCCGATGGAGTTCTCCGGTCTCATCCCCGCACTCAAGTCCGGCTCCATCGACCTGGTGATCTCCTCCATGACCGCCACCGATGAACGGCGGGAGTCGATCAATTTCTCCGAGCCCTACGCCTTCACCGGTCTGGCACTGCTGGTCGGAAAGAACTCAGACGCGGAGTCCATCCACGATCTCAAAGCACCCGGCAAACGGCTCGCGGTGAAGTCCTCCACCACCAGCGAGGCGTGGGTCCGCAAGAACCTCCCGGATGCCAAACTCACCGCCTTCAGCGATGACGCCGCCTGTGTGCTGGAGGTGGCGCAACGCCGTGCGGACGCGTTCATCTACGACCAACTCAGCATCCTCCGCTACCAGCGGAAAAATCCGGACACCACCCGGGCCCTCCTCAAGCCATTCACCGAGGAGTCCTGGGCGGTCGGCATCTCGAAGAAAGACCCGGACCTGCTCCAACAGACAAACGCCTTCCTCTCCCGTTTCCGGTCGGAAGGTGGCCTGGAGAAACTCACCGACCAATATCTGAAGGAAGAGAAAGCCGCCTTGGCCGAGCAGGGCATCGCATCCCCGCTGAGGTGATCTCCGGATTGGACGGGAGCTGGAACCCATCCTACCTTCCTCCACCATGACCCCGAATCCCTTCCGCTGGGTGGAGATCTATGTCGATGACATGGAGCGCGCGAAGAAGTTCTACGAACAGGTGTTCCAGATCAAACTGGAGCGGCTGGAAAACCCGGAGCCTGAGATGTGGAGCTTCCCCATGTCCCGGGAGATCGTCGGCGCGGCTGGTGCGCTGGTGAAGATGGAGGGCTTCTCCGCCGGACGGAACAGCGTCATCCCCTACTTTGGCTGCGAGGAGTGTTCCGTGGAAGCCGCACGGGTCGAGGAAGCGGGCGGCACCATCCACAAGAAGAAATTCTCCATCGGTCCGTATGGCCACATTGCCCTGGTGACGGACACGGAGGGCAACATGATCGGCCTGCACTCGGTTGTTTGAGGGCGGGTGGAGATGTCCGCGCGTCATCGGCCTTGATCTTCCCCCCATCAGGGGCGAAAGATCCCGCCGCATGCCTTTCGATTTCGACACCGTCATCCCCCGCCGCGGCACCGGCAACATCAAGTATGACCGCCGCCCGGAACTCGACCCGTTCTGGGTCGCGGACATGGATTTCGCCTCACCGCCGGAGATCCTGGAAGCGCTGCACCGCCGCGTGGACCACGGTATCTTCGGCTACGCCCAGGCGCATGAATCCCTGAACGAGGCCGTCCTCAGCTACTTGAAGAACCGCCGCGGGGCGGATGTGATCGTCGGAGAAATCGTCCATCTCGGAGGGCTGGTGCCGGCGCTTTCCCTCGCCGCGAGGGCCTTCTGCAAGCCCGGGGAATCGGTGATGACTTGCACGCCCGTCTATCCTCCTTTCCTCGGCGTCCATCATGATGCGGACACGAAGCTGATCACCACCGACCACGTTCTCCAGGACGGCGTGTGGACGTTCGACTGGGCTGCCATGGATGCCGCCGTCCGTCCGGACACGAAGATCTTCATCCTCTGCAATCCACAGAATCCGCTTGGCCGTGCCTTTTCGAAAGAGGAGATCGTGAAGCTTGCCGCATTCTGCGAACTCCACGACCTCGTCCTCATTTCGGATGAGATCCACTGCGACCTGATCTTCGATGAAACGGTGACTCCCCACTTCTCCGCGCTCAACCTGCCGGAGAAATACCGCGACCGCGTCATCACCCTGCTGGCGCCGAGCAAGACATGGAACATCGCTGGCCTGGGATATGCCTTCGCTGTGATCCAGGACGACTCGCTGCGCCGGAAATTCGCCGCTGCCCGGGGCCATACGCTCGCGGAGATCAACGCTCTTTCCTACTACGCCGCGGAGGCCGCCTACCGCCACGGCGAGCCATGGAGGCAGGAACTCATGGCCTACCTGAAGGGCAACCGCGACATCCTCGTGGACTTCATCAACAACGAGTGTGACGGCCTTTCCATCCTCGCTCCGCAGGCGACGTACCTCGCATGGATCGACGCGAAGCATGCCGGCTATGACAACCCGGCCAACCACTTCGAGAAGAAGGCGGGCCTGTTCCTTTCCGATGGCACATTCTTCGGCTGGCCCGGTTATTTCCGCTTCAACTTCGGCTGCCCACGCTCCCGGATGATGGAAGGTCTGGAGAAGATCAAGGCGGTCCTCTGACCCGACCGACCGGGGATCAGGTGGCTGAGCCGGAGATTTCCCCGCTCAGGGTGATCTTCGCCTTGGCGAGCAAGTTGCCACCGGTGTGGATCTCACCATCCACCTGGACCAGCCCGCCCATCCGTCCCTCCACCGCCACACGGATCTCCAGGATTTCTCCGGGCACCGCCGCGCCAAGGATCTTCGCCGCCCTCACCGCCGTCAGGCGCATGTCGGAAAGAGGCTTCTCCACCGGGTCGCTCTGTGCCACCACTCCCCCCAGTTGGGCGATGGCCTCAATGAGGATCACCCCCGGCATCATCGGATTTCCCGGAAAATGGCCCTCCAGGAATGCCTCGTCCCCCTTCACGCGGTAGATTCCTTCACCCCGCTTTCCGCCATCGAGGGAAACCAGCTCATCGACAAAACGGAACGATGGTCCGTGTGGGAGGGCGTCAAGTGCGGAAGGATGCTCGGACATGCTTGCGGGATGGTTTGCGGGGCATCGACTTCTTGGCAAGGCAGCTCGTAAAAAAGATCGACCAGTGCGGTAATTTTTGGTTACGTGCCTCTGTCCAAGCCGTCACCCCCTTTCTTACTGTTGCACCCTGCGGATCCCAGTGCCATCCCTTCTTTTCGGGCCGAACGAGCCCGGACACGTCCGTTGGCCCGCGTTCCGTTGGACCTGCTGGCAATGGCCGGTGCCATCCTTTACTGGGGCATTCTCGGACTCTTGGTGACCATCGTCTGCGGCACACTTTCGTTCATATTGCCACGTGGTGCGGGTGAGAGGTTGGGTCGCCAGATCCACCACTACATTTTCCACTTTTTCGTGATGTATCTGAAGGCAACCGGCCTTCTGAGAGTGGATCTATCCGAGCTGGGGAAACTCGGACACGTATCCACCCCCGTCATCGTCGCGCCCAACCATGCCTCCCTGTGGGATGCCGTTTTCATCATCGCCCGTCTGCCACAGGCCATCTGTGTGATGAAAAACTCGATCCTCCGGAATCCCTTCCTCGGTGGCGGATCCCGCCTCTCCGGTTACATTCCGAATGGAGCCACTTCCCGCATGGTCCGCGACGCGGCGGCGGCCCTCCGGCGTGGTGGCCAACTCCTCCTTTTTCCGGAAGGAACACGCACCCTCCCCACGGAGCGTTGGATCAATTCTCTGAAGGGTGGCTGCGCCCTGATCGCCATCCGCGCCAAAGTGCCGGTGTATCCCGTTTTCATCCGGAGCAACAGCCGGTTCCTCCAGAAGGGCTGGCCGCTGTGGAAGCCACCCATCTTCCCCATCGAGATCGCCGTCAGCGTCGGGGAGCCACTTCTCCCGGATGAGAATGAGTCCGCCTCCGCGTTCACCAACCGCCTGCAACAGGTCTATGAGCAGGAACTTGCAAAATTCCACCCGTTGAGGCGTCAAACCGGTGTTTGATTCGCCGATGCCTATGCCAGCACGCTTGCCCTGCCCGCTCACCGTGGGTAAAGCACATCCGCACATGGCCGATTCGAGACCGCTCATCCTGATCCCGACTTTCAATACCGGCCCCATTCTCCGCGATACCGTCTCCAACGCGCTGGCTTCCGGACTCCCGCTGTGGGTCGTCGTTGATGGTTCCACCGACGGTTCCCCCGCCCTGCTGGAAGGACTCTCCCCTGCATCCTCACAGGACTTCCGCATCCTCCGGTTGGAGCGGAATTCTGGAAAAGGCGCCGCCGTTTTCCATGGACTGAAGGCGGCCATCGAAGCTGGTTACACCCATGTCCTCACCATGGATGCGGACGGCCAGCACCCAGCCCCCCATCTCCCGGAGTTCTTCCGGTTGTCCGCCGCACATCCGGAGGCTGCCGTTTTCGGCAGGCCGGTTTTCGACTCTTCCGCTCCGGCCATCCGCGTCAACGGGCGGAAGGTGTCCAACTTCTGGGCGAACCTCGAGACACTGGGTTGGGGAATCGATGATTCCCTGTTCGGAATGAGGCTCTATCCAGCGGAGAAACTGATGGAGGTCATGGAATCCACCGCCTTCGCCCGCCGTTTCGACTTCGACCCGGAGGTCGCCGTCCGTCTTGCATGGAGCGGGGTGCCGATCCTCAACCTCGCCACGCCGGTGCGCTACCCCAGCAAGGAGGAAGGCGGGATCTCCCAGTTCCGCTACCTGCGGGACAATACCCTGCTCACCTGGATGCACATGCGGCTGATGGCCGGCTTCCTCCTCCGCCTGCCCCTGCTTGCTGTCCGGGGTTCCAACCCCCTCGATCATCTCAATCCACCCAGCGCGTGACCGCTACCCTCGAACGACGCATCGCCGATCTGTTTCCAAGGAAGCAGCACCACTATTACGTGCGTTCCAAGCTGAGCACCGATCCCCTCTACACCGCCATCCACCAGGAATTGGAGGGATCAGCCCTTCCTCTGCAGGATCTCGGGTGCGGACTGGGCGTGCTGGCATTCTACCTCCGGGAAAAGGGCCTCACCTTTCCCATCCACAGCTTGGACTACGACGAACCGAAGATCAGATATGCGAACCAAGCGATTCCCGGTTCCGGCTTCTCCGATCTCACTTTCGCCTTCCATGACGCCCGCAACGGACTGCCGGAACACGCCGGCAACGTGACCATCCTCGATATCCTGCAGTTCTTCACCCCGCAGCAGCAGGAGACGCTGCTCCAGCAGGCCGCCTCCAACGTCCTTCCGGGCGGCAAACTCCTTATCCGCTCCTGCGTGCGGGATGATTCGTGGCGTTTCCGTGTCACCATTCTGGGAGATCTGCTCGCAAAGGTGACTTTCTGGATGAAGGCCGCCCCCACCCACTACCCCACTGCGGAGGATTTCTCCCGGATTCTCTCACCGTTCGGAAAGGTCGACATAGCCCCACTCTGGGGACGAACACCTTTCAACAACCATCTCATCGTGCTAAACCGGCAATAAACCGCTCTTTTTTGGAGCGAGTGATTGCACTTCCCTAACAGACTCTCCACCATCACCCCATGGAACTCGACCTTATCGACGTCCAATTCGACCTCCGCTCGATCAAGCCACGCGAGCTTGAGGAAGCGCTGGAAGATCCGTTTTCCGTCCGCTTTCTCCCTGACAGCGAACGCGGCGACGGCTCCTCACGCTATTACTCCCTCGGCCGCACGGTGGCCGACCGCTATCTCTTTTTCTGCTTCGGAACGGACGGCAAGACCGTCCGGGTGGTCGCCGCGCGCGACATGACCGAAGGAGAGCAGAAATTCTACGACCGCAAATACGCGGAATTCCGCTAAAACCCCATCCCGAAATGACCCCTATCTCCCGCTGGTCTGACATCCCGGAATTCCCCGATGAGGCCGCCGAAGCCCAGTTCTGGGCGACCCACGAACTGGACCCGCGTCTCATGTCCACCTCCGTCCATGAGGCGGATTCGCGCGAATCCACCACCATCACCCTCCGGTTCGACCCCCGGATGTTGTCGCGGATCAAGCGCATTGCCCGCTCCCGCTTCCTCAACTATCAGTCGATGATGAAACAGTGGCTCGCGGAACGGTTGGAGGATGAGATGCGCAAGCAGTGATCCGGATTCCACGGGGAGGTCACATGGCCTCTCCGTTTCGTTTGCCCTTGGAAAGGGTAAATCCTGCCCAGCCGAGTTTTGATCTCCCCGCCGCGCAACCCCTGGTTCTGGTTCGCGTGCTTCGCAGGCTGGTTCGGCATCCTCTGGCTGCTTTCCTCCCGCTCCGGGGACGCGGGCGGTCTGCCGCCGGTCCCAGGCCTGGATAAGGTCGTTCATTTCGGCTATTTCTTCGGTGGTGGAGGTCTGTTCACCGCCTTCCTTTTCCGCCTGTCCCCTGACCGTCCACGCTGGTTGTGGATCCTGTTGTGCGTGATTCTTGTATTTTCCCTCGTCGGCTGGCTGGATGAACATCACCAGAGCCATGTCCCGGGGAGGACCGGCAACGATCCCGGCGACTGGCTGGCGGATCTCAGCGGCGCGTTGTGCGGGGCTTTGGTGTTCCGCCGCCTGCACCACATTCTCCGCTGAAACCCGGTTCATCCGCGGCTTGAAGCGTTCTCATCCGCCGGACCTCCGTTCCCCCGCTTTTCAACTTTCCTCGCCGCAGGCCCGGCATAATGTGGTGGCAATGAGTGCCAACCAACTCGACCAGCTCAAACAGTTCACCACCGTCGTCGCCGATACCGGCGATTTCGAGTCGATGAAAGCGTATCAACCCCGTGACGCGACGACCAACCCCTCCCTGATCCTGCAGGCTGCGGGAAAAGCGGAATACCGCCACCTGATCGACCAGGCGATCACTGATGGGAAAAAATCCGGGAAGGAAGGCCAGGAACTCATGGAGACCATCCTTGACCGCATCCTCATCCTTTTCGGGCTGGAGATCCTGAAAATCGTCCCCGGTCGTGTTTCCACCGAGGTGGATGCACGCCTTTCCTTCGACACGGACGGCACCATCGCCAAGGCCCGCCAGCTCATCGCCGCCTATGAGGCGGAAGGACACGGCCGCAACCGCATCCTCATCAAGATCGCCTCCACCTGGGAAGGTATCAAGGCCGCCGAGGTCCTGGAGAAGGAAGGCATCCACTGCAATCTCACGCTGCTCTTTTCCTTTGCCCAGGCAGTCGCCTGCGCGGAGGCCGGCGTGCAGCTCATCTCCCCTTTCGTCGGACGGATCCTCGATTGGTACAAGGCCAGCACCGGCAAGGACTACACGGCGGAGGAGGATCCCGGTGTCGTTTCCGTCCGTGAGATCTACACCTATTACAAGAAGTTCGGTTACACCACGGAAGTGATGGGCGCTTCCTTCCGCAACAAGGGGGAGATCCTCGCGCTCGCCGGTTGCGACCTGCTCACCATCGGGCCGAGCCTGCTCGCGGAACTCCAGGCATCCACGGAACCGGTCGGAAAGAAACTTTCCGCCGAGGAAGCGGCCGCCTCCGACGTGGCACAGATCACCCTGGACGAGAAATCCTTCCGCCTGATGTTCAACGAGGACGCCATGGCCGTCGAAAAGACCGCCGACGGCATCCGCAAGTTTGCCGCCGACATCGTGAAGCTTGAGAAGCTCATCGCCGCTTCCCTCTGAACCAGCGGCTCATTCAAAATCCGGAACGGAAAGGCACGCGTCCGCGCGTGCCTTTCTTTTTGTTCCCATGTGAATAAAATCGGCGCAACTTCCCTCTCATCCGGTGGTTGAAAATCCATGCTCAGCGCCGGATTCGCCGCTAGTCCTTTCCTTGACATCATGGAGGCCGAACGCCCGCAAGCGCCCACCGACGAGAATTCACGCGACATCCTGCTGATGGAGCGGATCGGTGCGGGCGACCACCGCGCTTTCCGGGAACTGGTGGAGCGGCACCAGCACGCGGTGGTGGGCACCGTGGCGAAGATGCTGGGGAATCCGTCCGAAGCGGAGGATATTTCCCAACAGGTATTCCTCCGGGTCTGGCGCCACGCGAAGCGCTACCGGCCGGATGCGAAGTTCACCACCTACCTTTTCACCATCACCCGCAACCTCGTCTTCAACGAATCCAGACGGAAGAAGCGGCGGAAGGAAATCTCCTCCGACGAACGGGAGGAAAACTCGCATGCGGGAACGCCGGATGATCCCAGCCGCCAGCCGGATGCGGAACTGCTGCAGGCGGAACTGCGTGCGGCGGTGGACCGAGCGATCTCCGCGCTGCCCGAGCAGCAGAGGATGGCGGTGGTGCTGCGCCGCTACGAGCAGATGCCGTATGAGGAAATCGCAACGGTGCTGGATCTCTCCGTATCCGCCGTGAAGAGCCTCCTTTTCCGCGCGCGGACCACCTTGAGGGACTCGCTTTCGAGGTATCTGGAACCTTGACCGCGATGGCCCGCCTCACTCAGTGCCCACGCCGATGCGGAAAAAATAACGCGGGAAACCGGTGACGGTCACGGTCAAGTTCATATCCGCCCCGGTGCCTTCCCTGGGGCCGGAAATGTCGATCCACGGGTCTTTGAGATCCGGAGAGGCGAGAAGCCGGTAGGTGCGGCCCGCGCGGGTGGGAAACGTCACTGAGAAGCTCGGGTCGCTGTGCGCACTTTGCTTGATGCGGAAGGCGCTCCCCGGGTCCATGACAAGGGTGCCGGCGATGAACTCATCTCCATTCGCCGCCCCGTCGCCATCGTAGTCGGCGGTGGCGGCGTGCTGGTCCGCAGTGGCGTTGGCGGGCAGGGTTTCCCAGATGTGGGCGTTGTAACCCGCGTGTGTGCCCGCCTCATAGGCGCCGATGTCCGGCAGGCCGACGACGGGAAAACCCCGCTGGTCGGTGGCGCGGACAGTGACGGTCCCGGCATTGAGCGCTGGACTGCCGGGGCGCAGGGCCATGGTCCGTGTGGGGCCGCCGTAGTCATCCAGCGGGGCCAGGAGAGGATCAGCGATGATGGGGGCCGGGCCTGTGGCGGAGAAGATAGTGGGTGCGGTTCCGAGCAGATTTGCCCCGATGTAAAGAAGAGGCTGGTTGGAATTGGAGGAGAGGTTGTCACCGCCGAGACCAGGACGGATGTTTCCGGCGATGACACAATTCCGCAGTGTGAGGGTGGCGCCAAAGATGCCGGCACCCTGGCCGGGATTGCCTCCGGTGCCTGACCGGTTGTCCGCGACGGTGCAGTTGGCGAGGTGGAATCTCATGGCATCCTGTTTGAAGATTCCGCCGCCACGTCCTCCCCCGTCAGCCGATGGATTCGCACCATCTCCGGCATTGTTTCCTGACAGGGTGCTATCCATGATGACCAAAGCTCCACTGCTGGAGATCGCTCCTCCATCGCCTCCCCTGCCGCCTCCGGCTCCGATCCGGGTTCCACCTTGTCCGCCCGTGTTGCCGGACAACGTGCAGGCGCTGAGGCGGGTGGGACCATCACAGAAAATGCCACCGCCTGAGCCACCTGAACTGGAGTTGAGCGTCCTGGAGTTGCCTCCCCGACCCGAGGTATTTCCGGAAACCGAGCAAACGGAGAGAACAAGCGGACCGGCGCTGGAAATGCCGCCCCCCTTGCCTCCATTCCCTCCATCCACATTGTTGTCCAGACCTTGGCCATTGAGTCCGTGCGAGCCACCGTTCCCCGCCCTGTTTCCAGACACATCGCAGGAGAATAGGCTCAGCGAACCGGCGCTGCGGATGCCGCCACCATCCGCACCGGGCTGGCCTGCCGTTGTTGGCGTCCCTGTCGCTCCGTCCGCCGCCTTTCCAGCCACGATGCGCAGCGAGTGCATGGCCACGGTGGCCATGGCGGGGATGTCGAACACACGGCTCCGGCTGTCGCCGGAGAGCGTGACGGGTCCGGAAAGGTTGGAGGCATCGATGAAAAGTCCCGGCGTGGCAGGGACGGCGAGTTCCGTGCCACCCAGGGTGATGACGGTTCCGCCGGGGAACGCGCCGGGCAGGAACCCGATGCGGGCGCCGGGAATACCGGCCGCAGCGGAAATCCTGCCGCGGAGGGAGGCTGCATCGCCGGAATCGATGGCGGAGGCCACCGTCACCAGCGGTCCGGCCTCCACCGCACCGATGTCGGCACGGGAAGATTCGTTGGCGTCACCGTCCACAAACCGCGGGAAGCCCCGGGCATCCGTGCCGCCGGGATCGGTGGCCTCCGCCGAATCGATGGCCGGGGAGCCGATGAGCGGGTGCATGGTCCGCACAGGACCGCCGAACCAGCCCGGTGGGCTGAGCCGGGGGTCCAGCGGAGCGGTGGCCGTCCCGACATGGTCGCCGTTGGCATTCGGGCTGCCGACGGGGAACTGCGCCTCCACTCCGGTAGGGTTGCCGATGAGGTTGAAACCGGAACGATTGAGGGTGCCTTCGTGTCTCCAGACATCGTGCCGGATTCCACCAGGATCGGAATTTCCGGCGATGATGGAGGAATGGACGTTCACCACCGTGGCGGGACCCACCATGTAGAGACCACCGCCACCACCGTTGCCGATGTTCCGCGCGATGGTGCAGCGTTCCAGGGCCAACGTTCCTTTCACAACCGAAATGCCGCCGGTTGATCCTGGTCCCGTGGAGCTGTTTCCCGTCACGGTGCAGTGGGACAGACTTCCGGGAAAATCGCTATCATACCAGATGGCGCTGTCGCGGGCCGTATTTTCCGCAAAGGTGCAGCCGGTGGCCGACAAGACTCCGGAAAAGAGATCAATCGCCCCACCCGCCATGGTGCTGGCATTTCCCGTGAAGGTACAGTGGTGGAGGCGGAGTGTGCCTTCAACGAAAATGGAGCCACCGTTGGCCCCATTGCCATTCCCTCCGGTGAGGGTGAGCCC comes from the Luteolibacter sp. SL250 genome and includes:
- a CDS encoding 3-hydroxyacyl-ACP dehydratase FabZ family protein — protein: MSEHPSALDALPHGPSFRFVDELVSLDGGKRGEGIYRVKGDEAFLEGHFPGNPMMPGVILIEAIAQLGGVVAQSDPVEKPLSDMRLTAVRAAKILGAAVPGEILEIRVAVEGRMGGLVQVDGEIHTGGNLLAKAKITLSGEISGSAT
- a CDS encoding VWA domain-containing protein; its protein translation is MFLHPEFFLLIPALALVGWFWRSLRLHSPLRMVILLLAVVALAEPVLHRQQNSLDLHVLLDRSDSTEDLIDKGLPEWQRLLEKAKPTRRDNLYFHNYAAEIAEMGADGSSFTGSRKLTRTGLALSTIAAESDEKRPSRVLIFTDGYSTEPVQEAAAQLEARGIPIDYRIVREEDANDVRLARLHFPERVQIGEPFVITITARGPNGLEVPLILRRNGATLTETKVTLTEGNATVEFTDRIPRSGAYEYEAEVRAEGDAHMGNNKASRWIEVTGGPRLVLVSRYENDPLAKVLSSLDFNVQIISDSTQLKAGLLTGAKAVVLNNVPAHEIPNDFMKALDFFVREQGGGFLMAGGERSFGAGGYFESAIDPLLPISMELKNEHRKLSVALAIVMDRSGSMAVNVDAKNTKMDLANSGAANAIDLLGPMDQVAVFAVDSEPTKTIPLTTVGNRKQELGARARKIESGGGGIYVYTALKAAWEELQKSQAGTRHVILFTDAADSEEPGDYKKLIKDMTDGGCTISVIGLGTKADPDAAFIEDVAKLGNGRIFFSDRPMDIPKIFAQETVTIARSAFLKDPVGTKATGRWSEISPKALNWLPEVDGYNLSYARPDATVSLIAADEYLGPLVAHARRGLGRTAAVSFPLGGDYSEKVRSWPGYGDFLQTLGRFLMGDVTPPGIAIRHRIEGTRLTVDLLYDAEEWGQKLAALPPKVRLQDDSGTAAYDLPWRRIAPGHFSLTRDLEEGSVVRGAVRVGEHALAFGPVNVGSSVEWSFDSARVAELRSVSAQTGGRELLDLSTAWLRPPFIAETNLRLPLGIALILLIITEALMTRTGWRLPQFALPQRAPQPKIPKAPKYKPAKVAPVMPQVKEDAPSPSPVLEEVDESARRSRFQKAKDRK
- a CDS encoding VOC family protein, producing the protein MTPNPFRWVEIYVDDMERAKKFYEQVFQIKLERLENPEPEMWSFPMSREIVGAAGALVKMEGFSAGRNSVIPYFGCEECSVEAARVEEAGGTIHKKKFSIGPYGHIALVTDTEGNMIGLHSVV
- a CDS encoding transporter substrate-binding domain-containing protein; its protein translation is MRLLSFILLPLLLLTACKRTDSNTLRVGMELTYPPFETQTPSGEPDGISVKLAEALAADLKRPLKIVPMEFSGLIPALKSGSIDLVISSMTATDERRESINFSEPYAFTGLALLVGKNSDAESIHDLKAPGKRLAVKSSTTSEAWVRKNLPDAKLTAFSDDAACVLEVAQRRADAFIYDQLSILRYQRKNPDTTRALLKPFTEESWAVGISKKDPDLLQQTNAFLSRFRSEGGLEKLTDQYLKEEKAALAEQGIASPLR
- a CDS encoding PatB family C-S lyase, whose translation is MPFDFDTVIPRRGTGNIKYDRRPELDPFWVADMDFASPPEILEALHRRVDHGIFGYAQAHESLNEAVLSYLKNRRGADVIVGEIVHLGGLVPALSLAARAFCKPGESVMTCTPVYPPFLGVHHDADTKLITTDHVLQDGVWTFDWAAMDAAVRPDTKIFILCNPQNPLGRAFSKEEIVKLAAFCELHDLVLISDEIHCDLIFDETVTPHFSALNLPEKYRDRVITLLAPSKTWNIAGLGYAFAVIQDDSLRRKFAAARGHTLAEINALSYYAAEAAYRHGEPWRQELMAYLKGNRDILVDFINNECDGLSILAPQATYLAWIDAKHAGYDNPANHFEKKAGLFLSDGTFFGWPGYFRFNFGCPRSRMMEGLEKIKAVL